Proteins co-encoded in one Flavobacterium fluviale genomic window:
- the ftsY gene encoding signal recognition particle-docking protein FtsY — MSFFKKLFSTEKKETLDKGLEKTKTTFFSKLSKAIAGKSKVDDDVLDNLEEILVASDVGVNTTLKVISRIEKRVAEDKYLGTDELNQILREEIGALLSETNTGEATEFEIPKDKKPYVLMVVGVNGVGKTTTIGKLAYQFKKAGHKVVLGAADTFRAAAIDQLQVWADRVDVPIVRQNMGSDPASVAFDTLQSAVAQNADVVIIDTAGRLHNKINLMNELTKVKRVMQKVVADAPHDVLLVLDGSTGQNAFEQAKQFTAATEVTSLAVTKLDGTAKGGVVIGISDQFQIPVKYIGVGEGIEDLQVFNKYEFVDSFFK, encoded by the coding sequence ATGAGTTTTTTTAAAAAATTATTCTCTACCGAAAAAAAAGAGACTTTAGACAAAGGTCTTGAAAAAACAAAAACTACTTTTTTCTCTAAGTTAAGCAAAGCCATTGCTGGAAAATCTAAAGTTGATGATGATGTTTTAGATAATCTAGAAGAAATTCTTGTTGCTTCAGATGTCGGAGTAAATACAACTTTAAAAGTAATTTCAAGAATTGAAAAACGTGTTGCTGAAGATAAATATTTAGGAACGGATGAATTGAATCAAATTCTTAGAGAAGAAATAGGAGCTTTATTATCTGAAACTAATACAGGTGAAGCAACTGAATTTGAAATTCCGAAAGATAAAAAACCTTACGTTTTAATGGTTGTTGGAGTAAACGGGGTTGGTAAAACTACAACAATTGGAAAGCTGGCTTATCAATTTAAAAAAGCAGGTCACAAAGTTGTTTTGGGTGCGGCAGATACTTTTCGTGCTGCAGCAATTGATCAATTACAAGTTTGGGCGGATAGAGTTGATGTGCCTATTGTAAGACAAAATATGGGAAGCGATCCAGCTTCTGTAGCTTTTGATACTTTACAATCTGCAGTAGCTCAAAATGCTGATGTTGTAATTATTGATACCGCAGGGCGTCTTCATAATAAAATCAATTTAATGAACGAATTGACGAAAGTAAAACGTGTTATGCAGAAAGTTGTTGCCGATGCTCCTCACGATGTACTTTTAGTTTTAGATGGTTCAACAGGTCAAAATGCTTTTGAGCAGGCCAAACAATTTACAGCAGCGACGGAGGTTACTTCATTGGCTGTAACTAAATTGGACGGAACTGCAAAAGGCGGCGTTGTAATTGGAATTTCAGATCAGTTTCAAATTCCAGTAAAATATATTGGTGTCGGTGAAGGAATTGAAGATTTACAAGTCTTTAATAAGTATGAATTTGTTGATAGTTTCTTTAAATAA
- a CDS encoding DUF4295 domain-containing protein: MAKKTVASLQTSSKRLSKAIKMVKSPKTGAYTFVESIMAPEEVDEFLKKK, translated from the coding sequence ATGGCAAAGAAAACCGTAGCATCGTTACAAACATCTTCTAAGAGATTATCAAAAGCCATCAAAATGGTAAAATCTCCTAAAACTGGTGCATATACATTCGTAGAATCTATTATGGCTCCTGAAGAAGTTGATGAATTCTTGAAAAAGAAATAA
- the rpmG gene encoding 50S ribosomal protein L33 has product MAKKGNRIQVILECTEHKTSGVPGTSRYITTKNKKNTPDRLEIKKFNPILKRVTVHKEIK; this is encoded by the coding sequence ATGGCAAAGAAAGGTAATAGAATCCAGGTAATTTTAGAATGTACTGAGCACAAGACTTCTGGTGTTCCAGGAACTTCTAGATACATTACAACTAAGAACAAAAAAAATACTCCAGACAGATTAGAGATTAAGAAATTTAATCCAATCTTAAAAAGAGTAACTGTTCATAAAGAAATTAAGTAA
- the rpmB gene encoding 50S ribosomal protein L28, with protein sequence MSRVCDLTGKRAMVGNNVSHAMNKTKRKFSVNLVKKRFYLPEEDRWITLRVAASTIKTINKNGITAVLKKAQSEGFIK encoded by the coding sequence ATGTCAAGAGTTTGTGACCTTACAGGTAAAAGAGCGATGGTAGGAAATAACGTTTCTCACGCTATGAACAAAACTAAGAGAAAGTTTTCTGTAAACTTAGTTAAAAAGCGTTTTTATCTTCCAGAAGAAGATAGATGGATTACTCTTAGAGTAGCAGCATCTACGATAAAAACAATTAATAAAAATGGAATCACTGCTGTTTTGAAAAAAGCACAGTCAGAAGGATTTATCAAATAA